The Macaca nemestrina isolate mMacNem1 chromosome 9, mMacNem.hap1, whole genome shotgun sequence genome includes the window AGAATCTAGTGATTAGATTGATGCAGAAATTTAAACTGTACTTGGGCATCACTTGCTCCCATTGGCTCACCAGTGATTGTAACTGATACAGTTATGTGACaaaagattcattcattcagcagacaAATCAGAAGTGCTTATTGTGTGTCAGGCACCAGacattggtttttctttttagacattGATTTTATATTAACTATTAGTTTCCATGTTACTTTACCTTGAAATGGGTCAGTAGATGGGTCAGAGAAATTTtcctggggagacacactcttcAGAAAAGGTCTAATTTAGGGAGGTGTTTCAAATAAGATTAATTTCCCAAATTTCAACAAAACTTTGTCAAGGAACATCATACAAAGTGTCTACCCTATGCTTTTATTCCAATCATTGAATCCTTTAGAGAGATTCCAAGGATTATGTTTCACTGAGACTGATTTTATTTACTAATGCCAATTTTGGGATTCAATCAATTTAGATTAGAAATCTGGAAGGGCCCTTCAGGATTGGAGACTAGATTGGTTTCTAGCTAGACACTCCCACCTTTGCAGTTTCAGGGTAAACTTTCTTTCCCAAGAAATAAAATCATCTATTAAGAATGCTACTTCTGCCAAGACTCGGTGTAGACCCAGCCGCCATTGCCAGATAGTCTGAAAAAGTATCAAAATATTAGCCGCCCCTCAGTGTGTGGTCATGAAGCAGGGCCAGGGGCAGTCTTTAGGTATAAAGCATAAAGTATGTCATAGACAGTAAATACTTGAATTTAGAATCCATTTGTGAAGAACTGTCAGCTTGAGTGTATTAAGGCACAAAAGCAACTTCTGAAAGCTTGATATTTGTTGCTGGTGCTCTGAATGATTTTGGAGTACCAGGACACTTAGCAAATGGTGGTATTATTTTTTGCAAGGAAAATAATGGTGTTCCACTCTCAGGGTCATAGataactagaaaaagaaaggtCCAAGGCTTAAAAGAAAGATCAGCTATAGATTGGAAATAAGCTGAATGTCAGATATCCCTCTCACAGATGGGCACAGCTCCATGTAGAAGGTCTGCCCAGTGTGTTGAGGTAGGGCGAGAAGTTGGCATTGCTGACATTGCGCTTCTCCTTGCTGTAATTTCAGACCCGGATGCAGAGTCTACAGCCTGACCCAGCTGCCCGCTATCGCAATGTGTTGGAAGCCCTCTGGAGGATTATAAGAACGGAGGGCCTATGGAGGCCCATGAGGGGGCTGAACGTCACAGCAACAGGCGCAGGGCCTGCCCACGCCCTTTATTTTGCCTGCTACGAAAAGTTAAAAAAGACATTGAGTGATGTAATCCACCCTGGGGGCAATAGCCATATTGCCAATGGTATTGAGCCTTCCTGTGCTGGTTCCCCCACTTTCCCAACTCTTTGGGCTTTGCTGCTGTCAGTGCTTTCCAGTCTCAGCATGGTTTGGAGCTGAAGCTTTGGGCTGGGATAGGCCAGATTTTAAGGGAGGGACTTCCAAACCTGATGTTCTCAGACAACGGGCCGCTTCAACCCTGCCTTTTCCTTTGGGGCATCTCAACAAAGGGTTACAGTATCCTCCCTTACCTACCAGCTTGACTTGTTCCTCTCATCTCCCTGGCATCAACTTCCAATGCCCTGGTAACGTGGAGACACACTGAACTACCCCCAGTGTATGTTTCATAGTTGTATGGTGTCCTGCTCCTCAGGGCAGGATTGGAGGCGACCCAGCCAGCCACCCAAGGAAGATACTAATGAAGCCCCTGCTTTTCGCCTCACCTTTTCAGGATCCTAACTCACCAGAGGCAGTTTGTGTTGTTGAGAACATGACAAAGCCTCATGACAAAGTGAATGGGGGTGGGGCCAAGGAACTGCATGAAGAAACCAGAAGGTTGTATGGAAGTAAGAGAAAGGATAGCAGCCTAGGGCTTCAGGACTGGCTGGAACCAAGTTGAGTGTGGAGAGGGTGAGGGGTAGAGTAGTTCAGGACCTGAACGAAAGATCTTTATAGACAAACGTTAGGATCTGCAAATGGGTTCTGCAGCAGGACAGAGGTGGGATTCTGTGGTGAGATTCTATGAGATCTGACCACCTGGCCCCCGTATCTCCCTCCACTGGTGGCAGGTGATGTGCTGGCATCCCTAGGCAGCAGTGTATCTGCTTCCTCTCTGGGGCGCTGCGTTTATTCTCAGAACGATCTTTATTGATAAGACCTGAGCTGGCCTTCCTATCATGGATGTGGAATGCATTGGTGACCTTACAAAGTTGGTGGGAACAGATACTTCCCTTAAACAGGAGTTTAGGAGCAGTGGGTCCCCATCTTTTGGACTACCTCCTAACGTTACCTTGTGGTGTAGCACAGCCACTCCCCTTCAGTGGGAGACTTCAATGAGTTGGTCACGCTCTCTTGGCCTTACATGTGGCAGTTGTTTTCTTGTTTGCAGGTGCGGCCGGGTGTGTGGCAACATTACTTCATGATGCAGCCATGAACCCTGCAGAAGGTAATGATTCCTCAACCTATCACTCTGGGCAGCTGCACCTGTGTTTCTTTCCAGTTTGCAGAAGAAAGAGCCCATCAGTTTTGGTGGGAAATTCTCTTACCTTGTTTTACCACTAGAGGGTGCTCCCTCCGTGTTTTTGGTAGTTAGGAGGCACCCTCTTGGACAGGAAGCAGATTCACTGGGATTTCACTAATCCTTGGGGCTTCCCTAGAAAAAGATATGGCTCCATGTGGCCTGTTTTGGGGCTTTCCTGGGAGTCTCCTTTGTAGTAGATTTGATCTGTCCTGAAAGTTTAGCaggttcatttttcttcaaagaggtgaagatggattttttttttttttttttttgccctcttATGATTTGCAGGAATTGACACTTAAATATATTGCCTTTCTTATCGGAATGAAGCTAGTTGGGATAGGAATGAAAGGTTAAATTGTAGAACTCAGTCCCTGCATTTCTACTGGGGTCTTGGCTTTTCAGTTGGAGGAAAATTCTCCAAAAACATTCTCCACGTGAGGATGAACAAATACAAGAGGATAGCATTGTTGCCACGTTCATTTTCTGTCTGGGCAAGGCCATGGGGTGGACAGAGCCAAAGCTAAGCTGAAGCTCCACAGAGCTCACACCATGTTATCTACTTGAGGGAGTGGGAGGTGTTTGAAAACTAAAGCCAACTCTTTTTGGCTAAGAATCTTTTCTTTGGTagcacttctctctcctcccctctagGAGGATCACCATCTCACATTTTAGAAGTTAGGTGCTCTTTGTACCTGAGGATTGGGATTGTTAGGGGCCTGTGTTCATGATAATGTTCACTGTCATGGAGTCATTTCTTGTTGGGAGTTGTAAGAGGGTAAGATTAGAGATAGGTACTTAGTTCAAGAAGACTCTCTGGAGCTCCCAAACCATAGATACGTCCTGTGTGTGAATTGGCTGGCTTTACAGAAGTCCTGATGGAAGTGggtttattgttttttgacttgttACCAACCCGCTGCCTACTCCCTCCCCTCAAAAAAGGGAAGCTGACTTCTCAGGTTAGCCAGCAGCTCACTcatacttttttctctctctattccATTGGCTGATCTGCTGACTTGGGACTCTGAATCTGGATACTCTCCATCACTGGTTGGCCGCTGTCATCACTTCCTTCCTTGATGATGGCACTACTAGTGGTCAAGCAGAGGATGCAGATGTACAACTCACCATACCACCGGGTGACAGACTGTGTACGGGCAGTGTGGCAAAATGAAGGGGCCGGGGCCTTCTACCGCAGCTACACCACCCAGCTGACCATGAACGTTCCCTTCCAAGCCATTCACTTCATGACCTATGAATTCCTGCAGGAGCACTTTAACCCCCAGAGACGGTACAACCCAAGCTCCCACGTCCTCTCTGGAGCTTGCGCAGGAGCTGTAGCTGCCGCAGCCACAACCCCACTGGACGTTTGCAAAACACTGCTCAACACCCAGGAGTCCTTGGCTTTGAACTCACACATTACAGGACATATCACAGGCATGGCTAGTGCCTTCAGGACGGTATATCAAGTAGGTGGGGTGACCGCCTACTTCCGAGGGGTGCAAGCTAGAGTAATTTACCAGATCCCCTCCACAGCCATAGCATGGTCTGTGTATGAGTTCTTCAAATACCTAATCACTAAACGGCAAGAAGAGTGGAGGGCCGGCAAGTGAAGTAGCACTGAACGAAGCCAGGGGTTCAGATGACACTGCTGCATCCTGCTCACATTCTCTGTCTCCTGGAATGCTCCCGCCTCAAGTGGAGTTAGAAGGAAGGTAGAGGGGCTCTCCCCCAGGATTTTGGTGTTTCGACTAACACCAGTTCCTGCCAACCTCTGTTGCCACCACCTTTCCTTCCAGGCCCTAAGCACGTGCAGCAAAGCACACCACAGCACCTTTGATAACCTCTCTCCATCCTGGGCCTGACGACCTGCTCTAGACTGTTATAGAGGGATAAGCAGCTCATTCCCCTGGTTCCTAATAAAAAGCCTTTAAATTAAATGGTTAATGGTTTCATTGGGTTTGTCTTGCTAAAGGGGAAGTGAAATGCTGTTAATTGTTCTTGACTTTCCTTTAAGCATAAATCAAGGGACCCAAAGGAAAGGTTTACTGAGTATgtctgtagtttttgttttctgctgaTTTTCATGACGATTTAAGACATCAGTAGTAGGCCCCAAGCAATCTCTCTGATGGCTAGAACAACAAGCCCTTGACAGACCCCAACCAACCAGATGCTCCGGATGCCCACTATCTTCCCTAGGGCGGTAGTGCAGCGCAGAAGAGGCAGGTCTCTGCTCTAATTCGCAGCTCTCCCTGCAGCAGTGCTTTACATGTGGCACTTGGTTTCCATTTTAGTTGTGAAACTCAAATTATTCAGTGAGGCTGCAAGTCCTGAAGATTACAtggtaaaaaatacatttcattttattttaaggctTTCACAGAGTACTTGAGCATGTGTGATCTCATTCGAACCTCAAAAATCTCTGAAGTAGGCAGTGCAGGTGTCATTTCTATTTCACAAGCAAGAAAGCTCAGAGGCTATGACTGGTCCAAAGCCTCACAGTCAGTGCAGAACTGGGACCCCAGCCCAAGTCTTTTGACCTCACAAGTGAATCTAAGCGTGGCTTCCTACAGATGGGAAATGAGTGGAGGGCATCTCACATCTACTGCCATCTACTGAGGAAGCTCCCTGATGACCAGCTGGGCTCTGCTTGGAGACTTTTCAGAGATGGGGCTTTCCCTGTGCTTGGTAGGTcagtgtgttcttttttttttttttttttttttttttaatatcactaGTTATTAGCAAGTTCTTCAGTACATAGAAATGTACCCCTCTGAGTCTTCCACCTATTCTTGTTAGCTCATctgttattcattcattaactATTGAGTgtctctgtgccaagcactggtgTTGGAAATACGATAGATAAAACAATCccagccctcaaggagcttattGTCTGGAGAGGAAGATACATGGAAACAGGCAATCACAAGATAAAACGACAGGAGAGAAGATAGAATACACCTAGAATACTCAGAAGACAGAAGGATACCCAGCGTAGCCTTGGATGACCAGGGTAGACTTTTGGAGGAAGTGACATCTGAGGTAACACCTGGAAGGCAAATGAGCTAACTTGGTGAACAGGGGAGGGGTTATGTTCTAGACAAAGACCTAGAGGTAAGAGAATTAAAAAGTATTTGGGATTCAGTGTGCAAGTGGTTTGGTAGGACTGAAACAGTCTGGGCAAGACATGCAGCCTGAGAGCCAAGCCGAGACCGGGTCTTCAAAGCAATGCTGCGGAGTTTAGGTTTATCCTGAAGGCCATACAAAAGCATTATGGAGTTTTAAGCAGAGGTGTGGTGTGATCAGATTTACAATTTAAACAGATCACTTAGGCTCTCTGGAGAAAGGATTAGAGGAGCAAGACTGGACAGGCAGGCCAACTGGTTGGGAGGCTGCTGTGGTAATCCAGGCAAGTGCATGGTGGTCTGAAGCAGGACTGTGGCATGGAGCCGGGAGCCATGTTAGGATTGTAGAAGCAATAGGATTCGGTCACAAAGTAGATCTTGTCCTCCTCCCACCTGACAGCCCTTCAATATCTATGGAGAATCATGTCTGAATGCACTTGAAAAAAACTGTCAAGAAACCAGCAGGGTCTCCTGTTCTAAGCTTTATTTAAGTAGGCTATCCTGCCCCTCTGATTTAGCATGGAGAGGAGAGATGTTAATAGTGCTAAGCAGTGGTTTCTGAGTAAAAAGAGGGTGATGATATCATTGTAGAAGGTCATTTCAGAGGGTTTGCTAGTAAAAATGTAATTGAGTAGCTGCCTCCCAGTATGGACTGAGCAAGAGAGCAAAGAGATGGCTGTCAGGACCTAGTCCCTGCAGTCAGCTTTACAGAGCTGTCTGGCATggtatctggcacacagtagacacGATGGCAATAAGGCTCATTTTTCAAGAATAGAACACGGGGTAATTTCTTAAAGATTGGTAGCCGCTAGAGACCACCTCTGCTCTAATGCTGTTCACAAATAATgagaaaagaatacaaaagtGATCTTCCAGCCTCTGATTGTGCTGTAGCTACTGGAGGACATTTAATCTGGAATCTGGACAGGACATTAGGTTCTGCAGGTCTCTTGGCCCAGTCACTAGAGGTCAAAGAGGAGATAGAGGCAGAATAATGTGACAGGTTGAACATTAGCAATGCCAGTGACTGGATACCTGGGTCATTTCCAAGGGGCTCAGCAGGTCCAGGAGAACTGTGGGTGTTTGGGGGCATCCCCAGGTCCAGAGCCTCTGTGGAATGCCAGATAATTTATGTGACACCTGGAGAATCCAGTACCCAGCCATCATAAGTGGCCAATTCC containing:
- the LOC105478414 gene encoding mitoferrin-2 isoform X3 codes for the protein MNPAEVVKQRMQMYNSPYHRVTDCVRAVWQNEGAGAFYRSYTTQLTMNVPFQAIHFMTYEFLQEHFNPQRRYNPSSHVLSGACAGAVAAAATTPLDVCKTLLNTQESLALNSHITGHITGMASAFRTVYQVGGVTAYFRGVQARVIYQIPSTAIAWSVYEFFKYLITKRQEEWRAGK
- the LOC105478414 gene encoding mitoferrin-2 isoform X1; translation: MELEGRGAGGVAGGPAAGPGRSPGESALLDGWLQRGVGRGAGGGEAGACRPPVRQDPDSGPDYEALPAGATVTTHMVAGAVAGILEHCVMYPIDCVKTRMQSLQPDPAARYRNVLEALWRIIRTEGLWRPMRGLNVTATGAGPAHALYFACYEKLKKTLSDVIHPGGNSHIANGAAGCVATLLHDAAMNPAEVVKQRMQMYNSPYHRVTDCVRAVWQNEGAGAFYRSYTTQLTMNVPFQAIHFMTYEFLQEHFNPQRRYNPSSHVLSGACAGAVAAAATTPLDVCKTLLNTQESLALNSHITGHITGMASAFRTVYQVGGVTAYFRGVQARVIYQIPSTAIAWSVYEFFKYLITKRQEEWRAGK
- the LOC105478414 gene encoding mitoferrin-2 isoform X2; its protein translation is MQSLQPDPAARYRNVLEALWRIIRTEGLWRPMRGLNVTATGAGPAHALYFACYEKLKKTLSDVIHPGGNSHIANGAAGCVATLLHDAAMNPAEVVKQRMQMYNSPYHRVTDCVRAVWQNEGAGAFYRSYTTQLTMNVPFQAIHFMTYEFLQEHFNPQRRYNPSSHVLSGACAGAVAAAATTPLDVCKTLLNTQESLALNSHITGHITGMASAFRTVYQVGGVTAYFRGVQARVIYQIPSTAIAWSVYEFFKYLITKRQEEWRAGK